The Scheffersomyces stipitis CBS 6054 chromosome 5, complete sequence genome contains the following window.
TTCATATTTTCAATCGTATTCGTCAAGTTAGTGAAAATCTAAGATCTGCCTGGGATGTCtgcatttcttcttctagcTGCCACTTCCGAGCTGAGGATATTGGACgaacaaagaaaaaaacACAGGAGAAGAGATCGAAAGGAAGGGACGAACTCGTCTGGACATCATAAGTCAAAGGACCCATCATACGCCAGAAATCGCCGAAGAAGCGATGCCTCCTCAAATACGTCCACTTCCACTTCCACGTCTAGGAAGGTCTTTGACATCAATACCAGTTCGTATGTGGATAGAAAAACTGTGCAGTCACCcttggaagagaagaagagagaatgGGTCACTAAATTAGACAACCTCAAGAAGGAGTGTCGTTTTCACAAGGAAAACGAGGCAATGTCATCATATGAAGTGAATGGGTCCAAGCTATTCACTAAGAGGAATTTGCGTATTTTGAGATATACttatcttgaagaatttacTGCAGACTACGATTTGATTGACTATAgaatgaaatcaaagagGAAGAGTATCAAGTTTATGATGAAATTAAGCGCTATAAATAGGAAACACAAACAAGGTTTACCAACGTTCGACGAGGGCCAGAACATTGGACCACAAGGATTTCATGATAATGATAGTGAAGTAGAAAGTGATAACGAGGAagaattttcaaatcaaTTCGGGattaatgaagaagaacttgtgGAATTGGCTAGAAATGTAAGAATCGGTGACGCTCAATCCATGACCTCATTGGACAACTCATTGGACAAGTCTTTGGAAGGTCTCTATCAAGAGTATGCTACTTTCCAGAAATCATATGGCGGAAagaaatctacaataaAAAAGATATTTAAGTCAAATCAATTTTGGAACAACGTCTATCAAGATCTCAAGTTTGAGTCTAGACAAAACTCTTCAGTTGATTTGTTTGAATTGATGCCGTCTGCAGACCAAATTGCCAGTTTCTTTGATGAATTTATCAGCTACTTCCTTTTGAACCTTCAACTACTCACAATAGTTGGTGAAGGGGACGactacaatttcttttACTTTCATGATTTCAACCATGGGTACTTCAAAATATTGAACGACATACATAACCTGATGTACGTGCAACAATCTACCTGGAGCAATACGTTTCACAATAACGATTTCAGAAACCAAGTTCCACTGATAATGCACCAGGGGAATAATCGAGCCAAGATTCGTCGTCAATTGATTGCAGAATTAATAGATGCCATTATGGAAAACTTGCGAATATCAACCAATGCTATTGACAATAGAATCTCCGAGAAACAGCACGAGAAACTATTCGACTTGTGGCGTAAATTTTTGGACTACCTATTCTTGGCATTCATTAACCAAGATGAGCTGCCACTGCTGATTCAAGAAAGTACACAAAATACGTCCGGCGGCGTGAAGAAACCTCATGATACAGAGGGTTGCAGATCCGAAAATGTTAGCCGCAAGAGTCTGCAAAGTCTgaatggagaagtttctCTCATGTCAATGTCTGGAGAAGGGAAGCGGTCAGATTCGGTCGTAACCATGGGAAGCAACGAGCTTCTTACCCCCAAGTCGAACTACAAGCTGTCGGTCAGCTCCTTGGGAGCTCCTTCGTTCCCTTTGCAGAAGGTGCACACGTATATTCCTTCTCCCAAGAAGAGTAGCAAGATACGGCTGTTGTTCACAAAACACTAGACTATGTAATACTATGACAAGGCAAGACGAGCCAGGTAGGTTTTAAATATGGGTTAATAAAGGACTATATAAGAGATTGCAAAAGATGTACAGTAGCAGGACTTAGATAGAATAAGGCTCACGTGACGCAGTTCCACTATTGAAGATTTTTCTTTGAAGGGGTTTTTGTGGAAGAATTAAACATGAAGATTTTCCGGTGTATTGTTCGGTTAGGCTTAGCGGCGTGCAGGACTTTATACTGTGGACCACATCACGACCAGCACTTAATGGTATGTCCATGACATCATCGGGGGCAAGTAATAGAGAGTATGTCTCCAGATCTGGAGATCCGAGCACAGCAGGGAGGACGCAAACGAGGCCGGATAGCGAACAGATACGAGACGTTGTCAACTGGCGGTGGAATTGGGGAAATGAAATGCTTCTGTGTGAGTCTTCTCTTTTGGTCAACGATTTCATTTGGCTTTGTGGGGTTCGGTTAAACTAGTGCGGCGAGATCTGCGAGCGATTAGGTTGCTATTCTGGGAAACATTTGGCAAGAGGTAAACAACAAGTGCAGATGAACATGGAATGTGTGGCACATCGGGAAAGGACAATACCAGACCAGCTGGCTACGGTTATTAATGGATGGTAAAATGTGAAGCCCGTGAGTCGcaatattattattattatttcCTGAAGGTTGGCGTATGTAAAATGATACAAGTCTTGATAATATTAATAAAGTGATTACATGTAGTAATAATTAATATAATATTATCTGCAACGGCGGCTGAGCTcatttcttgatttctgCTTCGTAGCCAATTTGTCTGCGATGACGGGGTCTTCTCTTCTGAGGCACGGGTTCATCGTTTGCAGAGATATTGCTGTATCTGTGCTTAATTGTCGCAGTTGTTGATGCAATCGAGCAGACGTTCTGGTCGTATATTTTTTGTTTGTGCTACATTTTCTCGCTGGAGAGCCAATTTCTATATATAACTCTAAGACATGTGGGCTACTGGATCAGATgctattgttgttgtttaGCTCTGGTTGGCAATCAGAGCCTATCCCCTTGGCAGCGTACGTAAAGTGCACTACTGCTCTGTTAGGCACGAATACGGCTACAGTATTAGCTTTGCGTCTGCAGCATTttctttgtagaatttcATGTCAGGTCTTACTATATAACTACCTTTATGCCCACCTTCAGCACTTTTAAAAAGTAGCAGAAGAAAACCAGGACAGTCGTCGTAGACCCGACTATTATTTTCACATCTAGTTTTAAGCACAGTTGCGCCTAGCGTCGCTTACCGTTTGGTCCCTACCAAGAGTTTTCATCACCCAAAGAATATCTGCACCTCGCTTCGCCCTACCAATGATCCCATTACCAACGCAAGACAACCAGTTGTTACGCGAACATGCCTTCTATGAAACCGGCAACCTCAAATATGTCTTGCCATTCATGAAGAACTATGGCCTCACCCCCAACAACATGAAGCCAGAACccgacttcaagttgatggtCTTCTTCCGCTCTAACAAGCACAAATTTGTCATACTCGCATTAGTGCTAATCTCAGCCTTGCTTTTAAATCTCTTTATCTACTTCACCCACAAAGTCCTCAACTATCGCCAACACAACAGAAACCAGCAGCTTCACGAAAAGCAGATGGTTTAGATCCATTCGTTTGAGATCAGCTACTAAAACCAATCCTGATGATAGATATCGACTATCGTCTATCTCTCTTGCATTATCTGAAACGAGCTATCAGTATTAGCTAGTTTCCACTTATATTCACCCAAACGCATTTCATGATCGCCGTCTAATTGTCATGAATATACATCGCTTGGATGTCGTCATCACCATTTTTGCACTCCATGTGTTCGCTATCAAGCTTATAATTCACAGGTTCTTTTCTCCATCGCTTCCTTTTGGCAGGTATGGCCATACctttcttcgtttcttCTCCGTCATCCTAATTCAGCAGGTACATATCTACCCACATTTGCATTCGTCACATCATACAACTAATATTACATGACATCTGGATTATATAATTCTTCTATAGATAAATGTATTGTAACTGTCACGATCTCCTAGAAAGTATTTATATATGCTATTTCTAGAATGTCTCTACATGCACTTTGACACCTCTACAGCAATCTCTGGGCTTTGTCGGtgatcttcatcatctcAATATCCCATATGTTCCAGTCATACCAGAAAATAGTTGGCCAGATGGTAAAGAAGTGCCACAAGCAATGGGCATCTACCAAGCGTAGCCAAGGAACCCAGTCGAAGAACTCAAACGAGATCCCCAACAACAAccacaagttgaagaagattggcAACAAAGGCACCCATCTGGCTTGTCCCAAACCAATGTgattcaacttggtcaacaaTTTTGTCTCAAATGGTAATAACTGGATCagattgttgaacattATGTAATTCTGTTTATAGAGCtgtcttgtcttcaaagCAAGAATACACCACATAGTCATTGCAGCCAAACCCAAGACCAAGTTGACGTTCGTGTTGTATTGATAGTCCCATTTGTAGGTCAACTTAGTACAATGGAAGATGTACGCTATCACCATGATGGATTGCCAAGCAAAGACTACAGAATTTGACtttttgaagatcttgaaagTTCTCATGGTGATGGCATTGAAGTTAGACATAATAATGGCCAGCGCACCAAAGTAATCCATCGTTTCAGTGATGGAATTATCTCTcaaatggaaaatggaACTAAAGATCCATCCGAATAGTGAGACTATAATCAATACTATGTATTGGGCAACCATTACTGAGTAACGCTGCTGTTGTGAGTCCAATTTGCTGTTCTTGTGGTATTGTTGTATCAATCGGGAGAGATTTATATAATTAACATAGAAATTACCCAAGGAAAAGATGGTAGAAAAGAACTCTTGGATACCCCATACTCTTACGAAGGGCCATTTGCCGTAGAATTGCACCACATTCAAGCCAGTCTTTTCTCGCTTGTCGGTGATGATCTGCTGGCATTTATAGTTGCAATCAGCTTCACAATCCCAGAGTGATTTGAATGGTGACAAGGGCAGAATATCGTATAGTCCACTActgaattcttctttcagaTGTTCAGGGGTTTCACCTGTACTCACAAGGACAGCTCTTTTTTGTAGTAAGGGTGGCGCctcttcctgttcttcatgtgatacttcttctggagattGGTCCTGGAGTATGTCTTTGCTTTCactttcaaattcaatttgttcagCCAAACTAAGCTGAGGACACGACATGAAAGTATAACATTGTTCCAAACAGTTTTGGAATTCGGGAAGCTGATCTCCCACAGATGCCAATACAGCCACGGCCAAATTTAAAAGGACCACCGGCTTCATTATGTTGACCTGTTGCGAAACAAGAATGAATCTCCACTTCCTCAACTAATTTAAAAAAGGAGAATTCCAGATCGTTATTTGGCTCACAATCTGGAAAATCGTGTTTTTCATCTCAATCAATAATAGTGGACGCGTTTTTGTATGCAAGGAAAGATGCGATTCTATGTAAGGGAAGaaaccagagccagattcTTGAATATAGCGAATAATGATTTAGAATTTGCAATGGAGAATTTACTTCATAATTCAAATCTGTGATAGCGTTGTATTGACAGTTCCAAAAGTTGCAATTTATGTCAAGAAAGTAGTTGGTTAAGCGAGAGTCGTATTTTGAACtaaaatagaagaatatAGTTGCAACATTTAAATAAAAAATTTATTTCGTCAATAACCACCACCTCTCCTCAAATAATCCAAGATTTTTACTTTAACTGctattattattgaattGATATATTAATTACTGCTATTTATTGTCGTCTTTTTTTAGAGAAGTTGCCAATCAGGGATCGCATAATTAGACACATTTTAAGTAGCTTTTATGGTCTAAATCATGGTTACCGGAAGTGGTTCTTCGGAAGCTTTATGATATTTATAGTGTTAAATTAAGCACTAGCAGCGGCTGCGGTAGCGATCTTACGCTTCTTCTCGCTGTAGACTCTAGCCTGAATGTCTACGTAGATGATGGTGGCCGCACCAATGACAATGGTACTCGCTATCAAAATAAGGTTGATAGGAAGAGGGTTCATCTTGAAGGTAGTGTGAGTCCACTTGTCCAACAAACTCTGGCCAAAGTTGATGACACCAGAAATACAGATGATGGCACCGTAAACTGTACCAAAGGTTTCGAAGCCAAACACTTTTGCACAGAAGTCAGACACCGTAGTGTAGAACAAGGGACGATAAGCTACAAAGATCAAGACGCCAATTACACCTAAAGTAAAGTTGCCAAACAATTGCAACACACCAATCACTAACGAAATACTCAATAAGCCGGTGAGAACCGTCACAGTGTGGTaattgtccaagaagatacCGATGAAAGGTACAGAGATGATACCTCCCAAGGGCAAAGCGATATCGAAAATCTTGTTTAACTTGGTAGCAAGTGGAACCGAATGGAAGATATAGGCGTACTGGGTTCCGATTGTAGCGACAAAGTAGTTGATACGTAACATCTGGATAGTAGCAAACAAACACATAAGACTGAACCAAGGAGTCTTGATTTGGTGTTGTGCTGAGTAGCCATGTAAAATACCAAACACACCACCA
Protein-coding sequences here:
- a CDS encoding predicted protein — translated: MSAFLLLAATSESRILDEQRKKHRRRDRKEGTNSSGHHKSKDPSYARNRRRSDASSNTSTSTSTSRKVFDINTSSYVDRKTVQSPLEEKKREWVTKLDNLKKECRFHKENEAMSSYEVNGSKLFTKRNLRILRYTYLEEFTADYDLIDYRMKSKRKSIKFMMKLSAINRKHKQGLPTFDEGQNIGPQGFHDNDSEVESDNEEEFSNQFGINEEELVELARNVRIGDAQSMTSLDNSLDKSLEGLYQEYATFQKSYGGKKSTIKKIFKSNQFWNNVYQDLKFESRQNSSVDLFELMPSADQIASFFDEFISYFLLNLQLLTIVGEGDDYNFFYFHDFNHGYFKILNDIHNSMYVQQSTWSNTFHNNDFRNQVPSIMHQGNNRAKIRRQLIAELIDAIMENLRISTNAIDNRISEKQHEKLFDLWRKFLDYLFLAFINQDESPSSIQESTQNTSGGVKKPHDTEGCRSENVSRKSSQSSNGEVSLMSMSGEGKRSDSVVTMGSNELLTPKSNYKSSVSSLGAPSFPLQKVHTYIPSPKKSSKIRSLFTKH
- a CDS encoding predicted protein, giving the protein MKPVVLLNLAVAVLASVGDQLPEFQNCLEQCYTFIGLYDISPLSPFKSLWDCEADCNYKCQQIITDKREKTGLNVVQFYGKWPFVRVWGIQEFFSTIFSLGNFYVNYINLSRLIQQYHKNSKLDSQQQRYSVMVAQYIVLIIVSLFGWIFSSIFHLRDNSITETMDYFGASAIIMSNFNAITMRTFKIFKKSNSVVFAWQSIMVIAYIFHCTKLTYKWDYQYNTNVNLVLGLAAMTMWCILALKTRQLYKQNYIMFNNSIQLLPFETKLLTKLNHIGLGQARWVPLLPIFFNLWLLLGISFEFFDWVPWLRLVDAHCLWHFFTIWPTIFWYDWNIWDIEMMKITDKAQRLS